A region from the Streptosporangium sp. NBC_01756 genome encodes:
- a CDS encoding FAD-binding oxidoreductase has translation MTAIDELVAALAPEKVLTDPDVTDSYARDRTFLEPGRPLAVVLAETRDDVVATLRWATAHRVPVVPRGAGTGLAGGATAVEGSVVLALHKMTAIRELSPADEIAVVEPGLITADLDRAAREFGLMYAPDPSSYEISTIGGNLATNAGGLRCVKYGVTRDSALGLEVVLADGRILNTGRRTVKGVTGYDLTGLFIGSEGTLGVITAATVRLRRAPTVYPATIAAEFTSLRDAASAVAAIIAAGCQPSLLEMLDRNTLKAIDDWRNIGLEDATQAMLIAQSDAADGPAVSERMAELCTANGSPFVAVSSSPQEAEELIGVRRMAYQAKERIGKCLVEDVCVPRSALPDMIEKIEAIAVRHDVLIATVAHAGDGNLHPVFIFDHGLPEPPPSVWAAADEVFREALELGGTLTGEHGVGLLKRRWLSLEAGPATEEIHHGIKRVFDPLGILNPGKAI, from the coding sequence GTGACCGCTATTGACGAACTTGTTGCCGCACTCGCACCGGAGAAGGTGCTGACAGACCCCGATGTGACCGACTCCTACGCGCGGGACCGGACCTTCCTCGAACCGGGCAGGCCACTGGCAGTCGTGCTGGCCGAAACCCGCGACGACGTCGTCGCCACCCTCAGGTGGGCGACCGCGCACCGGGTGCCGGTGGTGCCCCGGGGTGCCGGAACGGGACTGGCGGGCGGCGCAACGGCGGTCGAGGGGAGCGTCGTCCTGGCGCTGCACAAGATGACGGCGATCAGGGAGCTCTCCCCCGCCGACGAGATCGCCGTGGTGGAACCCGGCCTCATCACCGCGGACCTCGACCGGGCGGCGCGCGAGTTCGGGCTCATGTACGCACCCGACCCCTCCTCCTACGAGATCTCCACGATCGGCGGCAACCTGGCCACCAACGCGGGCGGCCTGCGGTGCGTCAAGTACGGCGTGACCCGTGACTCGGCCCTGGGACTGGAGGTCGTGCTGGCGGACGGGCGGATCCTGAACACCGGCCGGCGCACGGTGAAGGGCGTGACGGGCTATGACCTGACCGGGCTGTTCATCGGCTCCGAGGGGACGCTCGGTGTGATCACGGCGGCCACCGTACGGCTGCGCCGGGCACCCACGGTCTACCCGGCGACGATCGCGGCCGAGTTCACCTCCCTCAGAGACGCGGCCAGCGCGGTCGCGGCGATCATCGCGGCGGGGTGCCAGCCGTCCCTGCTGGAGATGCTCGACCGGAACACGCTCAAGGCGATCGACGACTGGCGGAACATCGGGCTGGAGGACGCCACCCAGGCGATGCTGATCGCGCAGTCGGACGCGGCGGACGGTCCGGCGGTCTCCGAACGCATGGCGGAGCTGTGCACCGCGAACGGCTCCCCCTTCGTGGCGGTCTCGTCGTCCCCGCAGGAGGCCGAAGAGCTGATCGGGGTGCGCCGCATGGCCTACCAGGCGAAGGAGCGGATCGGCAAATGCCTGGTGGAGGACGTGTGCGTACCGCGCTCGGCGCTGCCGGACATGATCGAGAAGATCGAGGCCATCGCCGTACGGCACGACGTGCTGATCGCCACGGTGGCCCACGCCGGTGACGGCAACCTGCACCCCGTCTTCATCTTCGACCACGGCCTGCCCGAACCGCCGCCCAGCGTGTGGGCGGCCGCCGACGAGGTCTTCCGGGAGGCTCTGGAGCTGGGGGGCACGCTCACCGGTGAGCACGGGGTCGGGCTGCTCAAGCGGCGCTGGCTCTCGCTGGAGGCCGGACCCGCGACGGAGGAGATCCACCACGGGATCAAGCGGGTCTTCGACCCGCTCGGCATCCTCAATCCCGGCAAGGCCATCTGA
- the ctaD gene encoding aa3-type cytochrome oxidase subunit I — protein MIVSWLTTTDHKVIGYLYLITSFVFFVIAGIMALVIRAELAHPGLQIVTGEQYNQLFTIHGTLMLLLFATPLFAGFANVIMPLQIGAPDVAFPRLNMVSYWLFLFGGIIVLGGFATGSGAADFGWTGYAPLSLSTFSPNTGGDLWIVGLVMAGLGTILGSVNFITTIICMRAPGMTMFRMPIFVWNVLLTGVLVLIAFPVLAAALLALEADRRFGARIFEPQSGGPLLWQHLFWFFGHPEVYVIALPFFGIITEVIPVFSRKPIFGYVGLVGATIAIAGLSITVWAHHMFGTGRVLLPFFSFMTFLIAIPTGVKFFNWTGTMWRGHLTFESPMLFAVGFLVTFLLGGLTGVILGSPPMDFHVTDSYFVVAHFHYVVFGTVVFAMFAGFYFWWPKMTGTMLNDKLGKVHFWTLFLGFHATFLVQHWLGAEGMPRRYADYSPLDGFTGLNVVSSVGAFILGASTLPFIYNVWTTARHAPKVTVDDPWGFGNSLEWATSCPPPRHNFTSLPRIRSERPAFDLHHPRAAVQPRQLDPTAPAEEI, from the coding sequence ATGATCGTTTCGTGGTTGACCACGACCGATCACAAGGTCATCGGCTATCTCTACCTGATCACCTCTTTCGTCTTCTTCGTGATCGCCGGGATCATGGCCCTGGTCATCCGGGCGGAGCTGGCCCATCCCGGGCTGCAGATCGTCACCGGTGAGCAGTACAACCAGCTGTTCACCATCCACGGCACCCTGATGCTGCTGCTGTTCGCCACACCGCTGTTCGCCGGATTCGCCAATGTGATCATGCCGTTGCAGATCGGCGCGCCCGACGTGGCGTTCCCGCGCCTGAACATGGTGAGTTACTGGCTCTTCCTGTTCGGCGGGATCATCGTGCTCGGCGGCTTCGCCACCGGCTCGGGAGCCGCCGACTTCGGCTGGACGGGGTACGCCCCGCTGTCCCTCTCGACGTTCTCCCCGAACACCGGCGGTGACCTGTGGATCGTCGGCCTGGTGATGGCGGGCCTCGGCACGATCCTCGGCTCGGTCAACTTCATCACCACGATCATCTGCATGCGAGCACCCGGCATGACCATGTTCCGCATGCCGATCTTCGTCTGGAACGTGCTGCTGACCGGCGTGCTCGTGCTGATCGCGTTCCCGGTCCTGGCCGCCGCGCTGCTCGCCCTGGAAGCCGACCGCAGGTTCGGCGCGCGCATCTTCGAGCCCCAGAGCGGAGGCCCGCTGCTCTGGCAGCACCTGTTCTGGTTCTTCGGCCATCCCGAGGTCTACGTCATCGCCCTGCCGTTCTTCGGGATCATCACCGAGGTGATTCCCGTCTTCAGCCGCAAGCCGATCTTCGGCTACGTCGGCCTCGTCGGGGCGACCATCGCCATCGCGGGTCTGTCGATCACCGTGTGGGCGCACCACATGTTCGGCACCGGCCGAGTGCTGCTGCCGTTCTTCTCGTTCATGACCTTCCTCATCGCGATTCCGACCGGGGTGAAGTTCTTCAACTGGACCGGCACGATGTGGCGGGGACACCTGACGTTCGAGTCGCCGATGCTGTTCGCCGTCGGCTTCCTGGTCACCTTCCTGCTGGGCGGCCTGACCGGTGTCATCCTGGGCTCACCGCCGATGGACTTCCACGTGACCGACTCCTATTTCGTGGTCGCGCACTTCCACTACGTCGTCTTCGGCACCGTGGTGTTCGCCATGTTCGCGGGCTTCTACTTCTGGTGGCCGAAGATGACCGGCACGATGCTGAACGACAAGCTGGGCAAGGTGCACTTCTGGACGCTGTTCCTCGGCTTCCACGCCACCTTCCTGGTCCAGCACTGGCTCGGCGCCGAGGGAATGCCGCGCCGCTACGCCGACTACAGCCCGCTTGACGGCTTCACCGGCCTGAACGTGGTGTCCTCGGTCGGCGCCTTCATCCTGGGGGCCTCCACGCTGCCGTTCATCTACAACGTGTGGACGACCGCCCGTCACGCGCCGAAGGTGACCGTGGACGACCCGTGGGGCTTCGGCAACTCCCTGGAGTGGGCGACCTCCTGCCCGCCGCCGCGGCACAACTTCACCTCGCTGCCGCGCATCCGGTCCGAGCGCCCGGCCTTCGACCTGCACCACCCCAGGGCGGCGGTCCAGCCGCGGCAGCTCGATCCGACCGCCCCCGCCGAGGAGATCTGA
- a CDS encoding TetR/AcrR family transcriptional regulator encodes MQSGGARGSRADQADQRRAELLEATRRVVLERGLASTRVADIAKATNVSGGLIHYHFATKDDLITEMLRSTSESEVRRLKEIAEEPGTAVERLDRVLRFYIPASRSDQSWILWLDAWAVGVREAHVRTILLELEGAWIEILGRVIADGVASGAFVCDDPEGSAERIDGMLDGLVVRYTLHAGNMSRARLLHHARVAAAREVGLDPAVFPA; translated from the coding sequence GTGCAAAGCGGAGGGGCGCGCGGCAGCCGCGCAGACCAGGCCGACCAGCGTCGGGCCGAGCTGCTCGAAGCCACCCGGCGGGTCGTCCTTGAGCGGGGACTGGCCAGCACCCGGGTGGCCGACATCGCCAAGGCGACCAACGTGAGCGGCGGACTGATCCACTACCACTTCGCCACCAAGGACGATCTCATCACCGAGATGCTCCGCAGCACCAGCGAGTCGGAGGTCCGGCGGCTGAAGGAGATCGCCGAGGAGCCGGGGACCGCCGTCGAGCGGCTGGATCGCGTCCTGCGTTTCTACATCCCGGCGTCCCGGTCCGACCAGAGCTGGATCCTCTGGCTCGACGCCTGGGCCGTCGGCGTGCGCGAGGCGCACGTCCGGACCATCCTGCTGGAGCTGGAGGGCGCCTGGATCGAGATCCTCGGCCGGGTGATCGCCGATGGCGTGGCCTCGGGCGCGTTCGTCTGCGACGACCCGGAGGGGTCGGCCGAGCGGATCGACGGGATGCTCGACGGTCTGGTGGTCCGCTACACCCTGCACGCCGGCAACATGTCCCGTGCCCGGCTCCTGCACCATGCTCGGGTCGCCGCCGCCCGTGAGGTCGGCCTCGATCCCGCGGTCTTCCCCGCCTGA
- a CDS encoding enoyl-CoA hydratase-related protein: MTTDGDRPAEHLVRGEAAGGVATITLDSPRNRNALSVRLLGELADRLAWALAEESVRVIVLTGTGPVFCAGADLKEQRIGPDDTRGAPVTASFPEIMNLIWESPKPVVCRLNGTARAGGLGLVAACDFALAPDTASFAFTEVRLGVVPAMISVTVLRRLDPRAAAEYMLTGEVFDAARAQEIGLLTRAVPEEDLDSAVAHYTGMLLRGGPESLALTKQLVRTVPTLPVQEGLHRMAELSAQRFTSAEGQEGIASFMEKRPASWIPRP; the protein is encoded by the coding sequence GTGACAACCGATGGAGACCGGCCGGCGGAGCACCTGGTGCGCGGAGAGGCGGCCGGAGGAGTCGCGACCATCACGCTGGACTCCCCGCGCAACCGCAACGCGCTGTCCGTCCGACTGCTGGGCGAGCTGGCGGACCGGCTCGCCTGGGCGCTGGCCGAGGAGAGCGTGCGGGTGATCGTGCTCACCGGGACCGGGCCGGTGTTCTGCGCCGGCGCCGATCTCAAGGAGCAGCGGATCGGACCGGACGACACGCGCGGCGCGCCGGTGACCGCCTCGTTCCCGGAGATCATGAACCTGATCTGGGAGAGCCCCAAGCCGGTGGTCTGCCGGTTGAACGGCACCGCGCGGGCCGGGGGGCTGGGCCTGGTGGCGGCCTGCGACTTCGCGCTCGCACCGGACACGGCGTCGTTCGCGTTCACCGAGGTGCGGCTCGGTGTGGTCCCGGCGATGATCTCGGTGACCGTGCTGCGGCGGCTCGACCCCCGGGCCGCGGCGGAGTACATGCTCACCGGCGAGGTCTTCGACGCCGCCCGCGCGCAGGAGATCGGCCTGCTCACCCGGGCCGTCCCGGAGGAGGACCTGGACTCCGCGGTGGCCCACTACACCGGCATGCTGCTACGGGGAGGTCCCGAGTCGCTGGCGCTCACCAAGCAGCTCGTGCGGACGGTGCCCACGCTGCCGGTCCAGGAGGGCCTGCACCGGATGGCCGAGCTGTCCGCCCAGCGTTTCACCTCCGCCGAGGGCCAGGAGGGCATCGCCTCCTTCATGGAGAAACGGCCCGCGTCCTGGATCCCCCGGCCCTAG
- a CDS encoding diacylglycerol/lipid kinase family protein, which translates to MAELRSKAEHTEAVRTGRRLCVVVNTRSRRGRRLYPEVVRTLRAEGFEPIRLYPLDDPRRLRATLEEALDARPDLLVVGGGDGTLSAAVKHVAHRDVALGVLPLGTTNNFARSLGLPLDLRGAIQVFRNGKVADIDLGIAGDREFANLASFGVSVEVAGTVRPWLKRLLGRAAYPLTALTVLPRHQPFRAFLMVDGRRHELLTHQLNIANGRFHGGWQVAKDISIDNGRLVAYQLGSGKRLRLLGETLVRAAGGRWRSLAGGPFVVGREMHLETDPPLSADVDGEVRLTTPITIRTVPNGLRVMVPDDFVDS; encoded by the coding sequence GTGGCAGAGCTTCGCAGCAAGGCCGAGCACACCGAGGCCGTCCGGACCGGACGCCGGCTCTGCGTGGTGGTCAACACGCGGTCGCGCCGCGGTCGCCGCCTCTATCCGGAGGTGGTCCGCACGCTCCGGGCCGAGGGCTTCGAGCCGATCCGCCTGTACCCCCTGGACGACCCCAGGCGGCTGCGTGCCACGCTGGAGGAGGCCCTGGACGCCCGGCCCGACCTGCTCGTGGTGGGAGGCGGTGACGGCACGCTCAGCGCCGCCGTCAAGCACGTCGCCCACCGCGACGTCGCGCTCGGTGTGCTGCCCCTGGGAACCACCAACAACTTCGCCCGCAGCCTCGGCCTCCCGCTCGACCTGCGCGGCGCGATCCAGGTGTTCCGCAACGGCAAGGTCGCCGACATCGACCTGGGCATAGCCGGCGACCGGGAGTTCGCCAACCTGGCCAGCTTCGGGGTCTCCGTCGAGGTGGCCGGCACGGTCAGGCCCTGGCTCAAGCGCCTCCTCGGCCGCGCCGCCTACCCGCTCACCGCCCTGACGGTCCTCCCGCGCCACCAGCCGTTCCGCGCCTTCCTCATGGTCGACGGCAGGCGCCACGAACTGCTCACCCACCAGCTCAACATCGCCAACGGCCGCTTCCACGGCGGCTGGCAGGTGGCCAAGGACATCAGCATCGACAACGGCCGGCTGGTCGCCTACCAGCTCGGCTCGGGCAAGCGGCTGAGGCTGCTGGGGGAGACCCTGGTCCGCGCGGCCGGCGGCCGCTGGCGCAGCCTGGCGGGCGGGCCCTTCGTGGTCGGCCGGGAGATGCACCTGGAGACTGACCCCCCGCTGTCGGCCGACGTCGACGGCGAGGTCCGCCTGACCACCCCCATCACGATCCGGACCGTCCCCAACGGCCTGCGGGTGATGGTCCCCGACGACTTCGTCGACTCCTGA
- a CDS encoding immune inhibitor A domain-containing protein has product MTSRGRGARRRLLAMVPVVGLAATGLAMGGTSAEADTSAARYQPTAADYYINYAPPRDEPEVHDPAVPGAKARKAGPSRKIEQKFSGGNPAAARVLAAREAEAIRSGLNPADFLFKKAKTAKSAKLLTLLVEFNDTANDDFSGFVRPASVTDDTCVTEPPGTLLNGPLHNKIPDPASLAHKDNNSFWVPDFSPEHFNKMLYSSAGITQRVRPDLTDPRDGRKGIDISKHTMKNMYEEMSKGAYTVTGQASPWIKVPHSEAYYGARACGKEIQDMSGHPSNPLGPGQLAIDAVNSLAAADPAFPWADYDVEDVADSDGDGNFAEPDGVVDHLVLVHAGKDKSSDGGAEGPYAIWAHSSAVAGGYQVPGKNVKISNYIVQPEDSGVGVFAHEYGHDLGLPDLYDTSGQGSSAVDFWDLMSSGSHSGPIFQSMPTHMGLWDKWILGWANPKVFNPGDRARAVTVGQSSRTPKLTEDGVRVNLDSAPLEIVKPHSGTKALWSNLDQEWGDSKITREVQVPAGTDVKFWLWNNYEIEQDWDFGFVEVSADGGTTYTQQKVYAESGALVSTDDSYDDPNKNLAKFGNRKYGLTGNTDGWRHDYVDLTPFAGKTVKLRLVYDTDAAFTPRGWHADDFALTDGTQTVWSDDVEGGLGDWSPSGGTFTNTHGQGWVVNDGQREVSRFYLAEWRNFDGFDKGLQYAYDTNYSRDGAWKVEKFKYNAPGLLVWYRDSTFTNNSLVNNLELAPSIGSKGSLLLVDSHYEPLRRTGVAAEKDGELRDNLQGRVQTGNAAFSFGKTYPFTECVEAAGEPFSEYCTKLGAQSGVPEFTDAKTWYPGMEVRDGALGYRDFDASVVVPSKGDQPYSTRVVNADGTPATELYGTDLGNGHVLGTGNPGDEGKALGVKLRLLTPLPGNLGAIVYVTPPKK; this is encoded by the coding sequence TTGACCAGCAGAGGCAGAGGCGCTCGCAGGCGCCTTCTCGCGATGGTGCCCGTGGTCGGCCTGGCCGCCACCGGACTGGCTATGGGCGGTACGTCGGCGGAGGCCGACACCTCGGCCGCGCGGTACCAGCCGACCGCGGCCGACTACTACATCAACTACGCGCCCCCCAGGGACGAGCCGGAGGTCCACGACCCGGCCGTGCCCGGCGCCAAGGCGCGCAAGGCCGGCCCGTCCAGGAAGATCGAGCAGAAGTTCTCCGGCGGCAACCCCGCCGCCGCACGGGTGCTGGCGGCCCGCGAGGCCGAGGCGATCCGGAGCGGGCTCAACCCCGCCGACTTCCTGTTCAAAAAGGCCAAGACCGCTAAGTCCGCAAAACTGCTCACCCTGCTGGTGGAGTTCAACGACACGGCGAACGATGACTTCTCCGGATTCGTCCGTCCGGCGAGTGTGACCGACGACACGTGCGTCACCGAGCCGCCGGGCACGTTGCTCAACGGCCCGCTGCACAACAAGATCCCCGATCCGGCGTCGCTGGCGCACAAGGACAACAACAGCTTCTGGGTGCCCGACTTCAGCCCCGAGCACTTCAACAAGATGCTCTACAGCTCGGCGGGCATCACCCAGCGCGTCCGCCCCGACCTGACCGACCCCCGGGACGGGCGCAAGGGCATCGACATCTCCAAGCACACCATGAAGAACATGTACGAGGAGATGTCCAAGGGCGCCTACACCGTCACCGGGCAGGCGAGCCCGTGGATCAAGGTTCCGCACTCCGAGGCCTACTACGGCGCGCGCGCCTGCGGCAAGGAGATCCAGGACATGTCCGGCCACCCGAGCAACCCGCTCGGCCCCGGACAGCTCGCCATCGACGCGGTGAACTCCCTGGCCGCCGCCGACCCGGCCTTCCCCTGGGCGGACTACGACGTCGAGGACGTCGCCGACTCCGACGGTGACGGCAACTTCGCCGAGCCCGACGGGGTGGTCGACCACCTGGTGCTCGTCCACGCCGGCAAGGACAAGTCCTCCGACGGCGGCGCCGAGGGCCCCTATGCGATCTGGGCCCACTCCAGCGCGGTGGCGGGCGGCTACCAGGTCCCCGGCAAGAACGTGAAGATCTCCAACTACATCGTGCAGCCGGAGGACTCCGGCGTCGGCGTCTTCGCCCACGAGTACGGCCACGACCTCGGCCTGCCGGACCTCTACGACACCAGCGGTCAGGGCTCCTCGGCCGTCGACTTCTGGGACCTGATGTCCAGCGGCTCGCACAGCGGGCCGATCTTCCAGTCGATGCCGACCCACATGGGCCTGTGGGACAAGTGGATCCTCGGCTGGGCCAACCCCAAGGTCTTCAACCCCGGTGACCGCGCCCGCGCGGTGACGGTGGGCCAGTCCTCCCGCACGCCCAAGCTCACCGAGGACGGTGTCCGGGTCAACCTGGACAGCGCACCCCTGGAGATAGTCAAGCCGCACAGCGGCACCAAGGCGCTCTGGTCCAACCTCGACCAGGAGTGGGGCGACTCCAAGATCACCCGTGAGGTTCAGGTCCCCGCCGGGACCGACGTGAAGTTCTGGCTCTGGAACAACTACGAGATCGAGCAGGACTGGGACTTCGGCTTCGTCGAGGTCTCCGCCGACGGCGGCACGACCTACACCCAGCAGAAGGTCTACGCCGAGAGCGGTGCCCTGGTCTCGACCGACGACTCCTACGACGACCCGAACAAGAACCTCGCCAAGTTCGGCAACAGGAAGTACGGCCTCACCGGCAACACCGACGGCTGGCGGCACGACTACGTCGACCTGACCCCGTTCGCGGGCAAGACCGTCAAGCTCCGGCTGGTCTACGACACCGACGCGGCCTTCACCCCGCGCGGCTGGCACGCCGACGACTTCGCGCTCACCGACGGCACCCAGACCGTCTGGAGCGACGACGTCGAAGGCGGCCTCGGCGACTGGTCGCCGAGCGGCGGCACCTTCACCAACACCCATGGCCAGGGCTGGGTCGTCAACGACGGCCAGCGGGAGGTCTCGCGGTTCTACCTCGCGGAGTGGCGCAACTTCGACGGCTTCGACAAGGGCCTGCAGTACGCCTACGACACGAACTACTCCCGGGACGGCGCCTGGAAGGTCGAGAAGTTCAAGTACAACGCGCCCGGCCTGCTGGTCTGGTACCGCGACTCGACCTTCACCAACAACTCGCTGGTCAACAACCTCGAACTGGCGCCGAGCATCGGCTCCAAGGGCAGCCTGCTCCTCGTCGACTCGCACTACGAACCGCTCCGCCGTACCGGCGTGGCGGCGGAGAAGGACGGCGAGCTCAGGGACAACCTGCAGGGACGCGTCCAGACCGGCAACGCGGCCTTCTCCTTCGGTAAGACCTACCCCTTCACCGAGTGCGTGGAGGCGGCGGGCGAGCCGTTCAGCGAGTACTGCACCAAGCTCGGCGCGCAGTCCGGCGTCCCCGAGTTCACCGACGCCAAGACCTGGTACCCGGGCATGGAGGTCCGTGACGGGGCGCTCGGCTACCGCGACTTCGACGCCTCGGTGGTCGTCCCGTCCAAGGGCGACCAGCCCTACAGCACCCGGGTCGTCAACGCCGACGGCACCCCCGCCACCGAGCTGTACGGCACCGACCTCGGCAACGGCCACGTCCTCGGCACCGGCAACCCCGGCGACGAGGGCAAGGCGCTGGGCGTCAAGCTCCGGCTGCTCACCCCGCTCCCGGGCAACCTCGGTGCGATCGTCTACGTGACCCCGCCCAAGAAGTAA
- a CDS encoding protein kinase domain-containing protein, which yields MVQPLSAEDPQRLGPFELIGHLGEGGQGVVYLGRGPAGEQVAVKLLHHGLAADPDARTRFLREVSVAQRVARFCTAPVLHADLAGSQPYIVSEYVPGPSLRQLVDREGPRRGAALERLAISTATALAAIHRAGILHRDFKPANVLMGPEGPVVIDFGIARALDSPGMTATGMAMGTPSYLAPEQLSEGEVSAAADVFAWGVTMVFAATGKPAFGADSIAVVMNRILTSEPSLGGLEGQLRDLVAACLSKDPALRPTAEELVSHLMGATLASPVRRAPAPVAPPQSVPQQASAQQARSPQAPPAGPAQGGPRARRPIGLLLAGVAALSVAAGTVVVLQNNEKAAAVGPIISASDSPSPAEESDPALTPDDPPSAWESPRPRKSPSPTVQITDAPVSQPTRPPARDTAGNSGNADTAPDETASQAPPMIEPTDGGDASSPPVTTAPPTAKPTVKPTVKPTTKPTAKPTAKPTVSPPKPNPYAVTTVCGAGYKVVDSRALGTSATIYLLYHSGAGKNCVVTMAKYVAPAKVKMNATLQVKGGSSGSNPGSFTTYAGPVRLAAVKKCVMWGGSYGTLTWKSGWSHCG from the coding sequence GTGGTGCAGCCGCTGTCAGCGGAGGATCCTCAGCGGCTCGGCCCGTTCGAGCTGATCGGCCATCTCGGAGAAGGCGGCCAGGGGGTCGTCTACCTGGGACGGGGACCGGCGGGCGAACAGGTCGCCGTCAAGCTTCTGCACCACGGGCTGGCGGCGGATCCCGATGCCCGGACGCGTTTCCTGCGTGAGGTGTCGGTCGCCCAGCGGGTGGCCCGGTTCTGCACCGCCCCGGTGCTCCACGCCGACCTCGCCGGCAGCCAGCCCTACATCGTGAGCGAGTACGTGCCGGGGCCGTCTCTGCGCCAACTGGTCGACCGGGAGGGTCCACGCCGCGGCGCCGCGCTCGAACGGCTCGCGATCAGTACGGCCACCGCCCTGGCGGCGATCCACCGCGCGGGAATCCTGCACCGCGACTTCAAACCCGCCAACGTGCTGATGGGGCCCGAGGGCCCGGTGGTGATCGACTTCGGCATCGCCAGGGCACTGGACTCGCCGGGGATGACGGCCACCGGGATGGCGATGGGGACGCCCTCCTACCTCGCCCCCGAGCAGCTCAGCGAGGGCGAGGTGTCGGCCGCGGCCGACGTGTTCGCCTGGGGCGTCACGATGGTCTTCGCCGCGACGGGGAAGCCCGCGTTCGGCGCGGACTCCATCGCCGTGGTGATGAACCGGATCCTGACCTCGGAGCCCAGCCTGGGCGGCCTGGAGGGGCAGCTCCGTGACCTGGTCGCGGCATGCCTGTCCAAGGACCCCGCGCTCCGCCCCACCGCCGAAGAACTCGTCAGCCACCTGATGGGCGCGACACTCGCCTCCCCGGTACGGCGGGCTCCCGCGCCGGTCGCACCGCCTCAGTCCGTACCGCAGCAGGCCTCAGCGCAGCAGGCCCGGTCCCCCCAGGCCCCACCCGCCGGCCCGGCGCAGGGCGGCCCCAGGGCACGGAGGCCGATCGGGCTCCTGCTGGCCGGGGTCGCCGCGCTGAGCGTGGCGGCGGGGACGGTGGTGGTCCTGCAGAACAACGAGAAGGCCGCGGCGGTGGGGCCCATCATCTCGGCCTCGGACTCCCCCTCGCCGGCCGAGGAGTCGGATCCGGCGCTCACCCCTGACGACCCGCCCTCGGCCTGGGAGTCCCCCAGGCCCCGGAAGAGCCCGTCGCCGACCGTCCAGATCACCGACGCACCGGTCAGCCAGCCGACCCGTCCGCCGGCCAGGGACACGGCCGGGAACTCCGGGAACGCGGACACCGCGCCGGACGAGACCGCGTCGCAGGCACCGCCGATGATCGAGCCGACGGACGGGGGCGATGCGTCCTCCCCGCCGGTCACGACGGCCCCGCCCACCGCGAAACCCACCGTGAAGCCCACCGTGAAGCCCACCACGAAACCTACGGCGAAGCCCACCGCCAAGCCGACGGTCTCGCCTCCCAAGCCGAACCCCTACGCCGTGACCACCGTCTGCGGTGCGGGGTACAAGGTCGTCGACTCCAGGGCTCTCGGCACCTCGGCGACCATCTACCTGCTCTACCACTCCGGCGCGGGCAAGAACTGCGTCGTCACCATGGCCAAGTACGTGGCTCCCGCGAAGGTCAAGATGAACGCGACGCTCCAGGTGAAGGGCGGCTCGTCGGGGAGCAACCCGGGCTCCTTCACCACCTACGCGGGCCCCGTACGGCTTGCCGCCGTCAAGAAGTGCGTCATGTGGGGCGGCTCGTACGGCACGCTGACATGGAAGAGCGGCTGGAGTCACTGCGGCTGA
- a CDS encoding helix-turn-helix domain-containing protein: MSGFQQVRTDLGAQLRQLREAARLSGKDLAERLKWQASKVSRIENARQTATEDDITQWGRAVQAAPEVVEELIEQLSGLMERQDSWRQRHRSGLAALQEDIRDLELRTALFRVFEPGVVIGLLQTTEYARSIFTRIKRLYNAPDEIDAAIRVRMQRQQILYDQRKKFRFILPEAVLRYRLAPLDVMCGQLDRLLAVTALPNVEFGVVPFEAPLPSALLNGFWIYDSDQVAVPTRTRDLILRDPEDIAFYERAFDEFCEVAAFREEARAVIVRVLEDFARQSSD; the protein is encoded by the coding sequence TTGAGCGGGTTCCAGCAGGTCCGGACCGACCTTGGCGCGCAGCTCAGGCAATTGCGCGAGGCGGCCCGCCTGTCCGGAAAGGATTTGGCCGAACGCCTGAAATGGCAGGCCTCGAAGGTCTCCCGGATCGAGAACGCCCGCCAGACCGCGACCGAGGACGACATCACCCAGTGGGGGCGCGCCGTACAGGCCGCCCCCGAGGTCGTCGAGGAGCTGATCGAGCAGCTCTCCGGGCTGATGGAGCGCCAGGACTCCTGGCGGCAACGGCATCGCAGCGGCCTGGCCGCGCTCCAGGAGGACATCCGCGACCTGGAGCTGCGGACCGCGCTGTTCCGGGTCTTCGAGCCGGGCGTGGTCATCGGGCTGCTGCAGACCACCGAGTACGCCCGGAGTATCTTCACCCGGATCAAGCGCCTCTACAACGCGCCCGACGAGATCGACGCCGCCATCCGGGTGCGGATGCAGCGCCAGCAGATCCTCTACGACCAGCGCAAGAAGTTCCGGTTCATCCTGCCCGAGGCCGTGCTGCGGTACCGACTGGCCCCGCTGGACGTGATGTGCGGCCAGCTCGACCGGTTGCTCGCGGTGACCGCCCTGCCGAATGTGGAGTTCGGCGTGGTCCCCTTCGAGGCCCCCCTCCCCTCCGCCCTGCTCAACGGCTTCTGGATCTACGACAGCGACCAGGTCGCGGTGCCGACGAGGACCCGCGACCTGATCCTGCGCGACCCGGAGGACATCGCCTTCTACGAGCGGGCCTTCGATGAGTTCTGCGAGGTCGCGGCCTTCCGCGAGGAGGCGAGAGCCGTGATCGTCCGGGTGCTGGAGGACTTCGCCCGACAATCCTCGGATTAA